The sequence CGGGTATCACCCGGAGATGTCGTCGTCACCCACCACTGTTCCGCTCCTCACGGGAGACAAATCCTGAGTCCACCGTAACAGGACGGCGCGGAGGGACGCTCGCGCTTTTCCCGCCCCGCTCCACCGCCCGGCCGCCCCCGCTCGCCGGTCCCGGGTCCGCTCCAGGGCCCCGCTTCCCGCGTCAGGCCGCCCCGAGCGCGGGCAGCACCACCGCGTGGACGTACCTCCGCAGCCCGGCCTGCGTCACCATGCGGCCCTCCATGATCTCCGGGGCGAGGACACCGCCGAGGACCATGTGCACGATGAAGTCCACCGCCGTGTTCTCCGGGGCGAGTTCGCCGCGCGCCATGGCACGGCGGAGCATCGGCGTGAAGTAGCGGCGGCAGGGCTCGACGATGAGTTCGCGCAGGGCGGCCTCCAGCTCGGCGTCCTCGTGCGCGGCCTGCCCGATGCCCCGCATGAGGCTCGCCCTGCGGGCCGTCTCCTCGTCGTCGAAGCCGTCGACGAAGGCGTCCAGGTCGCCGCGCAGGCTGCCGGTGTCGGGTATGTCCTGGGCGATGGGGGTCACGAAGTGCTTCAGCGCGCTCGCCACGAGGCCGTCCTTGCCGCCCCACTGCCGGTAGAGGGTGGCCTTGCTCATGTGCACGCGCGAGGCGACCGCGTCCATCGTGAGCGCCCCGTACCCCTGTTCGGTGAGCAGGTCCACGACGGCGTGGTACAACTCCTCGGCGCGACCGGGCCCGAGCCTGCCGGACCTGACCTCGCCCACCACCACAACCACCGCGCCTCTCCCGTGCACCTTCGCACCCGACCGGAC comes from Streptomyces sp. Tu6071 and encodes:
- a CDS encoding TetR/AcrR family transcriptional regulator — encoded protein: MVGEVRSGRLGPGRAEELYHAVVDLLTEQGYGALTMDAVASRVHMSKATLYRQWGGKDGLVASALKHFVTPIAQDIPDTGSLRGDLDAFVDGFDDEETARRASLMRGIGQAAHEDAELEAALRELIVEPCRRYFTPMLRRAMARGELAPENTAVDFIVHMVLGGVLAPEIMEGRMVTQAGLRRYVHAVVLPALGAA